One window from the genome of Gemmatimonadota bacterium encodes:
- a CDS encoding FecR domain-containing protein has translation MPVTLPVVDGDTLKALRASDEAALEKLFRADYPALVLEATEALGDASFAPRLAEDVMLSVWDKRATFETTQALDAYIHDAVHAASIREKRRRGSLHRLEAHEDKPHAERKARAEVSVDDAWAHVVAALHRPAVNAAESDRQKVAQARHGAASHIGAVGKPRSRKAAFGVVLVLAVLVVIIFLVLDKVGADAAVNTAVNGSEAVTLAIRNGQRGKTTLEDGSTVAIGAETKLTTPKDASPKFRAAKVEGTASFAVVKAERPFEVRVGKIAVRVTGLDLNDFAVRAYNNEPLIFVSVKTGSAMVKFEKVERTLNAGEAISVTKEGAMATLKPEEVADAFSWIDGKISFTNQPVSRIVPEVRRWYDYVIDVRDKDLLDRPVTVSAELTSVKDIISALEKGANAKFGYDGQTPILRDAAKKK, from the coding sequence ATGCCCGTGACGCTCCCGGTAGTTGATGGCGATACCCTCAAAGCGCTCCGCGCCAGTGATGAGGCTGCGCTCGAGAAACTATTCCGCGCCGACTACCCCGCGCTCGTTCTGGAAGCCACGGAGGCCCTAGGGGATGCTAGCTTCGCGCCTCGCCTCGCCGAGGACGTGATGCTTTCCGTGTGGGACAAGCGCGCCACGTTCGAAACTACGCAGGCGCTCGACGCCTACATTCACGACGCCGTGCACGCCGCGTCGATTCGCGAAAAGCGCCGCCGCGGCTCGCTGCACCGGCTCGAAGCACACGAAGACAAGCCGCACGCGGAGCGGAAAGCGCGCGCTGAAGTCAGCGTGGACGATGCCTGGGCGCACGTCGTCGCCGCTTTGCATCGGCCCGCGGTCAACGCCGCGGAATCCGATCGGCAAAAGGTGGCGCAGGCGCGCCACGGCGCCGCCTCGCACATCGGCGCCGTCGGCAAACCGCGCTCGCGCAAGGCGGCGTTTGGCGTCGTGTTGGTGTTGGCCGTGCTGGTGGTCATCATCTTCTTGGTGCTCGACAAAGTCGGCGCCGACGCTGCGGTGAATACGGCCGTCAATGGCTCGGAGGCCGTCACGCTCGCTATTCGCAACGGTCAGCGCGGCAAGACCACGCTCGAAGACGGGTCCACGGTGGCCATCGGCGCGGAAACCAAGCTCACCACGCCAAAGGACGCGAGCCCGAAATTCCGCGCCGCCAAGGTTGAAGGCACGGCGTCGTTCGCCGTCGTCAAAGCCGAACGGCCCTTTGAAGTGCGCGTCGGCAAGATTGCCGTCCGGGTGACCGGCCTCGATCTCAACGATTTCGCCGTGCGTGCCTACAACAATGAACCACTGATCTTTGTGTCGGTGAAAACCGGCTCCGCGATGGTGAAGTTTGAGAAAGTGGAACGCACCTTGAACGCCGGTGAAGCGATTTCGGTGACCAAGGAAGGCGCGATGGCCACGCTCAAGCCGGAAGAAGTCGCGGATGCGTTCAGCTGGATTGATGGCAAGATCAGCTTCACCAACCAGCCGGTCAGCCGCATTGTGCCGGAAGTGCGCCGCTGGTACGACTACGTGATCGACGTCCGCGACAAGGATCTGCTCGACCGCCCCGTGACCGTCTCGGCCGAGCTCACCTCGGTCAAAGACATCATCTCGGCGCTCGAAAAAGGCGCGAACGCCAAGTTCGGCTACGACGGCCAAACGCCCATTCTGCGCGACGCGGCCAAGAAGAAGTAG
- a CDS encoding SET domain-containing protein-lysine N-methyltransferase has protein sequence MHPFEIRDSPMQGLGAFATHPIPAGVRLIEYAGQRLTPAEAEARYPDVLGERHHTFLFAIDDDVVIDAAFDGNDARFINHSCDPNCDAVIDDGRIWIETLRDIAPGEELAYDYAYVLDERHSPAAKRRFPCHCGAASCRGTILAKKR, from the coding sequence GTGCATCCTTTCGAGATCCGCGACTCGCCCATGCAGGGGCTCGGTGCCTTTGCCACACACCCCATTCCCGCTGGGGTGCGCCTTATTGAATACGCCGGCCAGCGGCTGACCCCCGCCGAAGCTGAGGCGCGCTACCCCGACGTGCTTGGGGAACGGCATCACACGTTCTTGTTTGCGATTGATGACGATGTGGTTATTGACGCGGCCTTCGACGGCAACGATGCGCGCTTCATCAATCATTCCTGCGACCCGAACTGCGACGCCGTCATCGACGACGGGCGCATTTGGATTGAGACGCTCCGCGACATCGCGCCGGGTGAAGAGCTGGCGTACGACTACGCCTACGTGCTCGACGAACGGCATTCGCCGGCCGCCAAACGACGCTTCCCCTGCCACTGTGGTGCCGCGAGTTGTCGCGGCACCATTCTCGCCAAGAAACGCTAG
- a CDS encoding dipeptidase yields the protein MIVLRRALVALFAALPLVAQQPDAALVAKARAIHDKVIAIDTHVDFSPAAMTVASPTYVTGGTSQVDLAKMEKGGLNTVFFSIYTGQRDDFSTAGYAQAMTTVMEKFEAIHRLTEQLAPARIQLALTADDVRRIRGEHKLVALMGVEGGYAIGEDITNVRKFYDLGARYLSLSHNGHSQLSDSNTGEADGVWKWNGLSPLGKQVVAEANRLGIMMDVSHPSKASNLQVMAMSKAPVIASHSAVRALCDHSRNLDDEQLLALKKNGGVVQIVAFTGYLKKAVPDSPERTAAMEELRKEFNLPAAGARGGRGAAAPAGAAAPAAAPAAGGAPGGGRGGRGGALASLDSAQRVKYQARLAEVNAKFPAAPRANVKDLADHIDYAVKLIGLDHVGISSDFDGGGGIDGYNEAGEAFNVTLELVRRGYTEAQITKLWGGNLLRVMREVETVAKQLQKSTKS from the coding sequence GTGATCGTTCTCCGCCGCGCGCTCGTTGCCCTCTTCGCCGCCCTTCCACTCGTAGCGCAGCAGCCCGATGCCGCGCTCGTTGCCAAGGCGCGCGCCATCCACGACAAAGTCATTGCCATCGACACGCACGTGGATTTTTCTCCTGCCGCGATGACCGTGGCATCGCCCACGTATGTCACGGGTGGCACCTCGCAGGTGGACCTCGCCAAGATGGAAAAGGGCGGCCTCAACACCGTCTTCTTTAGCATCTATACGGGGCAGCGCGATGACTTTTCTACGGCTGGCTACGCGCAGGCGATGACAACTGTGATGGAGAAGTTCGAGGCCATCCACCGCCTCACCGAACAGCTCGCGCCGGCACGCATTCAACTCGCGCTCACCGCTGACGATGTGCGCCGCATTCGTGGAGAGCACAAACTCGTCGCACTCATGGGGGTCGAGGGCGGGTACGCGATTGGCGAAGACATCACCAACGTCCGAAAGTTCTACGACCTTGGCGCACGGTACCTCTCGCTCTCGCACAACGGTCATAGTCAGCTCTCCGACAGCAACACGGGAGAAGCCGACGGTGTGTGGAAGTGGAACGGACTCTCCCCGCTGGGCAAGCAGGTGGTTGCTGAAGCCAACCGGCTCGGCATCATGATGGATGTGTCGCATCCCTCGAAGGCGTCGAACTTGCAGGTGATGGCGATGAGCAAGGCGCCGGTGATTGCCAGTCATTCGGCGGTGCGCGCGTTGTGCGATCACAGCCGAAACCTCGACGACGAACAACTGCTTGCGCTCAAGAAGAACGGCGGCGTGGTGCAGATTGTGGCGTTCACGGGCTATCTCAAGAAAGCCGTGCCCGATTCGCCGGAGCGCACCGCTGCGATGGAAGAACTCCGCAAGGAGTTCAATCTCCCCGCCGCTGGAGCGCGCGGTGGGCGTGGAGCAGCGGCTCCCGCGGGGGCCGCTGCTCCGGCCGCTGCTCCGGCCGCTGGTGGTGCGCCGGGCGGTGGACGCGGCGGCCGTGGCGGCGCGCTGGCCTCACTTGACTCGGCGCAGCGCGTGAAGTACCAGGCGCGCCTCGCCGAGGTGAATGCGAAGTTTCCTGCCGCACCGCGCGCCAACGTGAAGGATCTTGCCGATCATATCGATTACGCCGTGAAACTGATTGGCCTGGATCACGTCGGCATCAGCTCAGACTTTGACGGCGGCGGCGGCATCGATGGCTACAACGAAGCCGGTGAAGCATTCAACGTGACGCTCGAACTCGTGCGGCGCGGCTACACCGAGGCGCAGATCACCAAGCTGTGGGGCGGCAACCTGCTGCGTGTGATGCGCGAGGTCGAAACGGTGGCCAAGCAGCTCCAGAAGTCCACCAAGTCGTAA
- a CDS encoding M20/M25/M40 family metallo-hydrolase → MIRRLVLSLTALLLVLGAVRPATLWAQAGKPRVLTHWDTVARDLFREMIEINTQESNGSTLAAAEAMAKHLKAAGFPDSDVTVLSNAPRKGNLIARLRGKKLGKKPVLLLSHIDVVEAKPEDWTLPPYTFIEKDTTFYGRGVSDDKDDGAIHLALIMRFKAEKFVPDRDIIVALTTDEEGGPANGVDWLIKNHRNLIDAEFAFNEGGGGRVKNGKKLSHDIQASEKKVQNFQLEATNPGGHSSRPVKDNAIYELAAALTAIGKYDFPVHLNDITRTYFERSAAITEGPIGPAMKALVANPKDAAAAALISSDPSYNSQLRTSCVATMLDGGHALNALPQRARGFVNCRILPDENPDSIQAQLQRLAGDKVKVTKTRGVAENSPPSIAAGQVMAEIERATKDMWPGVAVIPTMSTGATDGRFLRSSGIPTYGVSGQFYGDSNAHGMNEHIPQRGFYEAGEFMYRLMKSLTGSPIS, encoded by the coding sequence ATGATTCGTCGCCTCGTGCTCTCCCTCACCGCGCTCCTCCTGGTCCTCGGTGCCGTACGCCCCGCCACGCTCTGGGCGCAGGCCGGCAAGCCGCGCGTGCTCACCCACTGGGATACGGTCGCCCGCGATTTGTTTCGTGAGATGATCGAGATCAACACGCAGGAGAGCAACGGCTCCACGCTTGCCGCCGCTGAGGCGATGGCCAAGCACCTCAAAGCCGCCGGCTTCCCAGACTCCGACGTCACCGTCCTCTCCAACGCGCCGCGCAAAGGCAACCTCATTGCGCGCCTCCGCGGCAAGAAACTCGGCAAAAAGCCCGTGTTGTTGCTCTCGCACATTGACGTTGTAGAAGCCAAGCCTGAAGACTGGACGTTGCCGCCCTACACGTTCATTGAGAAGGACACCACCTTCTACGGCCGCGGCGTCAGCGACGACAAAGATGATGGTGCGATCCATCTCGCCCTTATCATGCGCTTCAAGGCCGAGAAGTTTGTGCCGGACCGCGACATCATCGTGGCCCTCACCACCGACGAAGAAGGCGGCCCTGCCAATGGGGTGGATTGGCTCATCAAGAATCACCGCAACCTGATTGACGCCGAGTTCGCCTTCAACGAAGGCGGCGGTGGACGTGTCAAGAACGGCAAGAAACTGTCACACGACATTCAGGCGAGCGAAAAAAAGGTGCAGAACTTTCAGCTCGAAGCCACCAACCCTGGCGGCCACTCGTCGCGCCCGGTCAAGGACAACGCCATTTACGAACTGGCGGCTGCGCTCACGGCTATTGGCAAGTACGACTTCCCGGTGCATCTGAACGACATTACCCGCACCTACTTCGAGCGTTCGGCCGCGATCACCGAAGGGCCAATCGGACCGGCCATGAAGGCGCTCGTCGCGAACCCCAAGGACGCGGCCGCCGCCGCGCTCATCTCCTCGGATCCGAGCTACAACTCGCAGCTCCGCACGAGCTGCGTGGCCACGATGCTCGACGGTGGGCACGCGCTCAACGCGCTACCGCAGCGCGCGCGCGGTTTTGTAAACTGCCGCATTCTGCCCGACGAAAATCCCGATTCCATTCAGGCCCAGCTACAGCGCCTCGCGGGCGACAAAGTGAAAGTCACCAAGACGCGTGGCGTCGCTGAGAACAGTCCTCCGTCGATCGCCGCGGGGCAGGTGATGGCGGAGATTGAACGCGCCACCAAGGATATGTGGCCGGGCGTCGCGGTTATTCCCACGATGAGCACCGGCGCCACCGATGGTCGCTTCCTGCGCTCCTCGGGCATTCCTACCTATGGTGTGAGCGGCCAGTTCTACGGCGACTCCAACGCCCACGGCATGAACGAACACATTCCGCAGCGCGGCTTCTACGAAGCGGGCGAGTTTATGTATCGCCTCATGAAAAGCCTCACGGGGTCGCCGATCAGCTGA
- a CDS encoding FKBP-type peptidyl-prolyl cis-trans isomerase — translation MRTLLTSLLAFSVAACTTSGDTAPTTAPDITTATFASSLGVNLAASIKTPTGLYYRDISTGTGAPVATGKQVTVKYTGWLANGTQFDSGTIPFVYGVGQVIQGWDQGLGGMLVGGKRQLVIPPSLGYGASGSGPIPGNAILVFNVEIISVP, via the coding sequence ATGCGCACTTTGCTGACTTCCCTGCTCGCCTTCTCGGTCGCCGCCTGCACCACTAGCGGCGACACAGCGCCCACGACGGCCCCCGACATCACCACGGCGACGTTCGCGTCGTCGCTCGGCGTGAATCTAGCGGCGTCCATCAAGACGCCGACTGGGCTCTATTATCGCGACATCTCGACCGGCACTGGTGCGCCGGTGGCCACTGGCAAGCAAGTGACGGTGAAGTACACCGGCTGGCTCGCGAATGGTACGCAGTTCGACAGTGGTACGATTCCGTTTGTGTACGGCGTCGGCCAGGTCATTCAGGGATGGGATCAGGGATTGGGCGGCATGCTCGTTGGCGGCAAGCGCCAGTTGGTCATTCCGCCATCGCTTGGCTATGGCGCGTCGGGCTCCGGCCCGATTCCCGGCAACGCGATTCTCGTATTCAACGTCGAAATCATCAGCGTTCCGTAA
- a CDS encoding transglycosylase SLT domain-containing protein — MRSFAVAALAAVIALTVAAPAGLPLGAQSAVVARRATRDESRYDGTFKKYSKRFFGIGFDWRRFKAQGLAESGLDPEARSRVGAKGVMQLMPSTFHDIQSQRSDFGAIDDPEWNIAAGILHDRYLWKLWAADVAEAERPAFMFGSYNAGEGTIARATRTARDSSLDHARWSSIEQVAPTVPRWRYRETLGYVRTIEQSYQRLTTKR, encoded by the coding sequence ATGCGGTCGTTTGCCGTGGCGGCTTTGGCCGCTGTCATCGCGCTCACCGTCGCCGCCCCAGCGGGGTTACCGCTCGGCGCGCAAAGCGCCGTGGTGGCGCGACGTGCCACGCGCGACGAATCGCGCTACGACGGCACCTTCAAGAAGTACAGCAAACGATTCTTTGGCATTGGCTTCGACTGGCGCCGCTTCAAGGCGCAGGGGCTCGCCGAGAGCGGGCTCGACCCCGAGGCGCGTAGTCGCGTGGGCGCCAAAGGGGTCATGCAGCTCATGCCGAGCACCTTTCACGATATTCAGTCGCAGCGCTCGGACTTTGGCGCCATTGATGACCCCGAGTGGAACATCGCGGCGGGGATTCTGCACGATCGCTACCTGTGGAAGCTCTGGGCCGCGGACGTCGCGGAGGCGGAGCGCCCCGCTTTCATGTTCGGGAGCTACAACGCCGGCGAGGGGACGATTGCCCGCGCCACGCGCACCGCCCGAGATTCGTCGCTCGACCACGCCCGCTGGTCGAGCATTGAGCAAGTAGCACCCACGGTGCCACGCTGGCGCTACCGTGAAACGCTGGGCTACGTGCGGACCATCGAACAGAGCTACCAGCGGTTGACGACCAAGCGCTAG
- a CDS encoding DUF350 domain-containing protein encodes MDLKIIGLNLGYAVLGVILMYASYRIIDRLTPEVDFPAELKRGNVAVAIFIAALFIAIAMIIGHALN; translated from the coding sequence GTGGACCTGAAAATCATTGGCCTGAACCTTGGATATGCCGTACTTGGCGTGATCCTGATGTATGCGAGCTACCGCATCATCGACCGGCTCACCCCCGAAGTGGATTTTCCGGCTGAGCTCAAGCGCGGCAACGTGGCGGTCGCGATTTTCATTGCGGCGCTGTTTATCGCCATTGCCATGATCATCGGCCACGCCCTGAACTAG
- the argJ gene encoding bifunctional glutamate N-acetyltransferase/amino-acid acetyltransferase ArgJ, whose amino-acid sequence MSYHNTPIFPRGFRCASRNVGLKPSAKDLTLFASEVDCAAAAIFTRNHFPGAPIIVGRETIKGGILRAIVANSKVSNVATGEAGISNARRMAAAAAAELGTTPNKVLVSSTGVIGVALPIEKIEVGIVGMAADLQEQPIVGAEGIMTTDTYAKAISVAVGNATITWVAKGSGMIEPNMATMLAYIFTDAAFDAPTLDRMLRAAAAVSFNMLSVDTDTSTSDTCAMLASGLAGPVDETEFQLALNAGCIRMTEMLARDGEGAEHLLRTSVRGAATHDEARIIAKSLVNSPLIKTMVHGADPNVGRILMAVGKCTPCTINAATTDAWINGFQVVQGGRRLEFDDNIVREALKLDVVEIDVALGVGDGAATAYGCDLTKGYIEENAAYYSS is encoded by the coding sequence GTGTCCTACCACAACACTCCGATCTTTCCGCGCGGCTTCCGCTGCGCCAGCCGCAATGTCGGCCTCAAGCCGTCCGCCAAGGACCTCACGCTGTTTGCGAGCGAGGTGGACTGCGCCGCCGCGGCAATCTTCACGCGCAACCACTTTCCCGGCGCGCCGATCATCGTCGGCCGCGAAACAATCAAAGGCGGCATCCTCCGCGCGATTGTGGCGAACAGCAAGGTCAGTAATGTTGCCACCGGCGAGGCCGGCATCTCCAATGCGCGCCGCATGGCCGCCGCCGCTGCCGCTGAGTTGGGGACAACACCGAACAAAGTCCTCGTCAGCTCCACCGGCGTGATTGGCGTTGCGCTCCCGATTGAGAAAATCGAAGTGGGGATCGTCGGTATGGCGGCCGATCTGCAGGAACAGCCGATTGTCGGTGCCGAAGGCATCATGACCACCGACACCTATGCCAAAGCCATCAGCGTGGCGGTGGGCAACGCGACCATCACTTGGGTGGCCAAGGGCTCGGGGATGATCGAGCCGAACATGGCCACGATGCTCGCCTACATTTTCACCGACGCAGCCTTCGACGCTCCGACGCTCGACCGCATGTTGCGCGCGGCGGCAGCAGTGAGCTTCAACATGCTGTCCGTGGATACCGACACGAGCACCAGCGATACCTGCGCGATGCTCGCCAGCGGCCTCGCCGGCCCCGTGGACGAAACTGAATTCCAGCTGGCACTTAACGCCGGCTGCATTCGCATGACCGAAATGCTCGCCCGTGACGGCGAAGGCGCTGAGCATCTGCTCCGAACTTCTGTGCGCGGCGCGGCCACGCACGACGAAGCGCGGATCATTGCCAAGAGTCTCGTGAACTCGCCGCTCATCAAGACAATGGTGCACGGCGCCGATCCCAACGTGGGACGCATTCTGATGGCCGTGGGCAAGTGCACGCCCTGCACGATCAACGCAGCGACTACCGACGCGTGGATCAACGGTTTTCAGGTAGTGCAGGGCGGACGTCGCCTGGAGTTTGACGACAACATCGTGCGCGAAGCACTCAAGCTCGATGTGGTAGAAATCGACGTCGCACTCGGCGTGGGTGACGGCGCCGCCACTGCGTACGGCTGCGATCTCACCAAGGGCTACATCGAAGAGAACGCGGCGTACTACTCGAGCTAA
- a CDS encoding YdeI/OmpD-associated family protein, with amino-acid sequence MTTAKPTFFATAAAFRAWLHANHAHATELIVGLHKTESGKTSMTWPESVDQALCYGWLDGVRRSHDAWSYTIRFAPRQARSTWSSESIRRVGELRGLGLMMPTGEAAFARRDEDRPESTAYDQRGSGLDAATERAMRRQSRAWAFWEAQEPSYQRKAAHWVKSATRDATRRGRLETLIASCAKSEWIPQMLSAQPADTKAAAKPARGKPARKKPPRLP; translated from the coding sequence ATGACCACCGCGAAACCGACGTTCTTCGCGACCGCCGCCGCCTTCCGCGCCTGGCTACACGCGAACCACGCGCACGCCACGGAACTCATCGTCGGCCTCCACAAGACGGAGAGCGGGAAGACGAGCATGACGTGGCCCGAATCGGTGGATCAGGCGCTCTGCTACGGCTGGCTCGACGGCGTCCGACGCTCGCACGACGCGTGGAGCTACACCATCCGCTTCGCGCCGCGCCAGGCGAGGAGCACGTGGAGCAGCGAGAGCATCCGGCGCGTGGGCGAGCTCCGGGGGCTCGGATTGATGATGCCGACCGGCGAGGCCGCGTTCGCGCGACGCGACGAGGACCGGCCGGAGAGCACGGCGTACGACCAGCGCGGCAGCGGCCTCGACGCCGCCACCGAACGCGCGATGCGGCGGCAGTCCAGAGCCTGGGCGTTCTGGGAAGCGCAGGAACCGTCCTACCAGCGCAAGGCCGCGCATTGGGTGAAAAGCGCGACGCGTGACGCCACGCGCAGGGGGCGGCTCGAGACGCTCATCGCGAGTTGCGCGAAGAGCGAGTGGATTCCGCAGATGCTCAGCGCACAACCGGCCGACACGAAGGCGGCGGCAAAGCCGGCGCGCGGGAAACCGGCGCGCAAGAAGCCGCCGCGGCTCCCTTAG
- a CDS encoding protein phosphatase 2C domain-containing protein, which yields MLPIHETPTGSIPRKPTDAEIDVYGLSDVGRVRTENQDHFLVASLEKHLAMRMGNIPDPTLRTPDMNRLAFLMMVADGVGGGQGGAEASRFTLDAITAYVTRGMHAYYTADPADDEAFAIALQAAALRAHTKLVERASTEPALAGMATTLTLFLGVWPRAYLLHVGDSRCYQFRDGVLQQLSRDQTMAEDLLAAGVIKRDDRAHQRWSNVLSSAIGGPNTVPVVTGLDNEWGVVHLLCSDGLTKHVSDERIRERLATMTSARQACEALLQDALDGGGTDNVTVIVARTMKGGV from the coding sequence ATGCTCCCTATTCACGAAACTCCGACCGGCAGTATTCCGCGCAAACCGACCGACGCCGAGATCGACGTCTACGGCCTGTCGGACGTCGGTCGCGTCCGCACGGAAAATCAGGATCATTTTCTGGTGGCATCGCTTGAGAAACATCTCGCGATGCGCATGGGCAATATTCCCGACCCCACGCTGCGCACGCCAGACATGAACCGGTTGGCCTTCTTGATGATGGTCGCTGACGGTGTCGGCGGCGGTCAAGGTGGCGCGGAGGCCAGTCGCTTTACGCTCGACGCCATCACCGCGTACGTCACGCGCGGGATGCACGCCTACTACACCGCCGATCCGGCCGACGACGAAGCCTTTGCCATCGCCTTGCAGGCGGCCGCACTGCGGGCACACACCAAACTGGTTGAGCGCGCCAGCACCGAGCCGGCGCTCGCTGGCATGGCCACCACCCTCACGCTCTTCCTCGGCGTGTGGCCGCGGGCGTATCTGCTGCACGTGGGCGACAGCCGCTGCTATCAGTTCCGCGACGGCGTGTTGCAGCAACTCTCTCGCGACCAGACGATGGCCGAGGACCTGCTCGCGGCCGGCGTGATCAAGCGCGACGATCGTGCGCACCAGCGGTGGTCGAATGTATTGTCGAGCGCCATCGGCGGTCCGAATACGGTGCCGGTGGTCACTGGGCTAGACAACGAGTGGGGCGTCGTGCATTTGCTGTGCAGCGACGGACTCACCAAACATGTGAGCGACGAGCGGATTCGAGAACGACTCGCCACGATGACGTCGGCGCGGCAGGCGTGCGAAGCGCTGTTGCAGGACGCGCTCGACGGGGGCGGCACCGATAACGTCACGGTGATCGTCGCGCGGACGATGAAGGGGGGCGTCTGA